From Campylobacter concisus, a single genomic window includes:
- a CDS encoding cell surface protein yields MITSINGLSNTPIQDNTIHKENVAKEGKQDKSVIEEKFDYSKYMFRPWTDNVKEFIDIDQSKEGWITDTINRIDSMLSDYPMKERRALASKPPETMEEFRVGELQSYMDWLLTNSVDGKPTMLGKLIGIGTKEEEDELDAFMETMSSLYPNNNDESLSLLNRTDLSIDEFKTLFAKAREKATNDVAEQRKQIIKEEQEYNANFAKEQNEKKFKPMQVKKKYETYDINKDQKFLYTRELLNFKEKRGIDVLELMQKIDKKQILNKMA; encoded by the coding sequence ATGATAACTAGCATAAACGGACTTAGCAATACACCGATACAAGATAACACTATCCACAAAGAAAATGTAGCCAAAGAAGGCAAGCAAGATAAAAGCGTCATCGAAGAAAAATTTGATTACTCAAAGTATATGTTTAGACCCTGGACTGATAATGTAAAAGAATTTATTGATATAGACCAAAGTAAAGAGGGCTGGATAACAGATACTATAAATCGAATAGATAGTATGCTGTCTGATTACCCCATGAAAGAAAGAAGAGCTTTAGCATCAAAACCTCCAGAAACTATGGAAGAATTTAGAGTCGGAGAGTTACAAAGCTATATGGATTGGCTACTTACCAACTCTGTTGATGGCAAGCCAACCATGTTAGGAAAATTAATAGGTATCGGCACAAAAGAAGAAGAAGATGAACTAGATGCTTTTATGGAAACTATGTCCTCCCTTTATCCAAATAATAATGACGAGTCGCTTAGTCTTTTAAATAGAACCGATCTAAGCATAGATGAATTTAAGACTTTATTTGCCAAAGCAAGAGAAAAAGCTACAAATGATGTTGCAGAACAAAGAAAACAGATAATCAAAGAAGAACAAGAATACAATGCAAATTTCGCTAAAGAGCAAAATGAGAAGAAATTTAAACCTATGCAGGTTAAAAAGAAGTATGAGACCTATGATATAAACAAGGATCAAAAATTTCTTTATACAAGAGAGCTTTTAAATTTTAAAGAAAAAAGAGGCATAGATGTCTTAGAGCTTATGCAAAAGATAGATAAGAAGCAAATTTTAAATAAGATGGCTTGA